The Chitinophagaceae bacterium nucleotide sequence TGATCCACTGCCAAAAAACTGTTCGCCGGGATCAACAGAAAACTGCAGCACATGGTATTCATTTTTTAACTCGTACCCGGTAAAAGCAAAACCACGGTCTTGATTCGTATAAAAAACCTGGATTGGATCTTTTTCAACGGTAATAACTGTTGTTCCGAATAACAGTTGTAAAGAAGAGGTCGCATTTTTCAGCAATTTTATTCCTCCGGCAACAGGCTGAAGAATCACCGCATTGCTTACCTGCTCCCCTTTATATTCATTTGCTTCAAAAGTGGTTTGTAAAATTCCATTGGGGTAAGCCTGAAAAATAAGTCGCCCTGTTGTGGTGGCAATTACCGCTTTTCCCGTTTCGGTTTTAAAATTTTTATAGGCTCCCAAACCTTGCTGGGCGCTCAGGCACAGGCTTTGCAGGGACAAAAGCAACAGAAAAAAGCTGCGGACCATAAGAAAACTGATTTGTTTCGAAGCTACTTCAACAACAGCTAATAATAAAATCAGTTTCCGGTGGTTTGCGGTAATGTCATTGCCGCGCAGGCATGCTTTGCCACAGGTAAAAACAATCAGAATGAACACACGAAATCACTTAACTTGCAGCCCTTGAATTAAAACATTTATGGAATACGGAAAATTAATCGCAGTAACCGGAATGCCCGGTTTATATGAATTAGTAAGCAGCAAAACAGATGGTGCAATTGTTCGTTCATTAGACGACAACTCCACCAAGTTTGCATCAACACGTCAGCACCAGTTTTCACACCTCGAAAGTATTGAAGTATACACTGTTCGTGACAATGTGAATCTAACAGACATCTTAAAGGCAATGGAAACAGTAGGCGGAAAACTGCCTGATGAAAAAGATGCCAAAGCCATTAAAGCATATTTTGAAAAAGTATACCCCGACCTGGATTTTGAACGTGTGTACACCAGCGATATGAAGAAGATGGTGAAATGGTTCAGCATCATTAAAGCAAAAGACATTGAAATAAAATTAACGGAACAGCCTGAGGAAGAAGTTTCTGAAGTAGAAGAAAAAGCTGAGCCGGTTAAGAAAAAAGTAAAAGCTGAACCTGTTGCTGAAGAAAAGCCTGTAAAAAAAGCTGCACAGCCGAAAGCTGCTAAAAAAGAAGAGCCTAAGACTGAAAAAAAGGCAGCAGAAGAAGCACCAAAAAAGAAGGCTGCTCCGAAAAAGAAAAAAGAAGATTAAGAAATAGAATTATAGAAATCGGTTGCCGGTAAGGCGGAAAGACGTGAAGTACCTTTTTGAATCATACTTCTTCCCGTCTTAACGGCTTCCCGGCAATTTCAATTAAAGACTTTTAAATTATCGTTATGCTGAGTGCAGATATTCATCCCATTGAACGGAAATTCTTACCAAAAGATTTTGCAATCACAACATGGGAAGCAATTGAAATGTATTTTAAAACATTACTCGACCGTACAATTAATAACAAACAGGATCTTGAACAATGGCTGAAAGACAGCAGTGAGCTGGAAGCCGTTGTAAGCGAAGAAGCCTGCTGGCGGCAGGTTCGCATGACCTGCGATACTGAAAACAAAGAACTGGAAGAGGCCTTCAATTATTTTTACATGGAGATTGCGCCAAAGATGCAACCCTATGCAGATAAACTAAACCGAAAGTTGGTTGATTGCCCTTTTACAAAAGAACTCGATTCAGAAAAATATTTTACGTACCTGCGTTCCATTAAAAAAAGTATTGAACTGTTTCGTGAAGCAAATATTCCCATCACATCTGAGTTAAATGTAATGCAGCAGCAGTTTGGCCAGATTGCAGGAAAGATGACTGTGGAAGTAAATGGAAAAGAATACACGTTGCAACAGGCTGGAAAATTTTTAGAAAGTCCGGATCGTAAACTGCGTGAAGAAGTATATCTCAAAGTGCAGACCCGTCGCTACCAGGATAGAGAT carries:
- a CDS encoding DUF5606 domain-containing protein, giving the protein MEYGKLIAVTGMPGLYELVSSKTDGAIVRSLDDNSTKFASTRQHQFSHLESIEVYTVRDNVNLTDILKAMETVGGKLPDEKDAKAIKAYFEKVYPDLDFERVYTSDMKKMVKWFSIIKAKDIEIKLTEQPEEEVSEVEEKAEPVKKKVKAEPVAEEKPVKKAAQPKAAKKEEPKTEKKAAEEAPKKKAAPKKKKED